One stretch of Streptomyces agglomeratus DNA includes these proteins:
- a CDS encoding ATP-binding cassette domain-containing protein — translation MAPDRRLHIGAVHKAYGRRAVLRGADLTVSAGMLAGVVGENGSGKSTLLRIAVGQLMPDCGSVQRFGALGYCPQQAVVNDTLTVAQHLRLFQVAYRLPRLDHAWELMDLLGFGGERRTRAGELSGGTRQKLNLTLALMHDPPLLVLDEPYQGFDWDTHQRFWQLAGRLRSQGRSVVVVSHLLHDLQHFDTVHHLRDGRLHEEGVPR, via the coding sequence ATGGCTCCAGACAGGCGGCTGCACATCGGGGCGGTGCACAAGGCGTACGGCCGACGGGCGGTGCTGCGCGGCGCTGACCTGACGGTGTCGGCTGGCATGCTCGCCGGCGTAGTGGGCGAAAATGGCTCGGGCAAGAGCACGCTGCTGCGTATCGCGGTGGGACAGCTGATGCCAGACTGCGGCTCCGTGCAGCGGTTCGGTGCGCTCGGGTACTGCCCGCAACAGGCGGTGGTCAATGACACGCTCACTGTGGCTCAGCATCTGCGGCTGTTCCAGGTTGCCTACCGGCTGCCCCGGTTGGATCACGCTTGGGAGTTGATGGACCTGCTCGGATTCGGCGGCGAGCGTCGCACCCGGGCGGGGGAGCTCAGTGGCGGCACCCGGCAGAAACTCAACCTGACCTTGGCGCTCATGCACGATCCGCCGTTGCTGGTGCTCGATGAGCCGTACCAGGGCTTCGACTGGGACACGCATCAGCGATTCTGGCAGTTGGCAGGGCGGTTGCGCAGCCAAGGGCGCTCGGTGGTGGTGGTTTCCCATCTGCTGCACGACCTGCAGCACTTCGACACCGTCCACCATCTGCGCGACGGCCGCCTGCACGAGGAGGGAGTGCCGCGATGA
- a CDS encoding competence protein CoiA family protein, whose product MGYTAVHADWGRLDASRGDLGCGRAWADVHRVKGLVLTCPECRGRVFARVSHYSVRHFYHQVRPENCELANESPEHHLLKLELAMAARAAGWRAELEVSNEARTWRADAMVFDERGRPFMALEAQLSPLTPDEARMRTDRYAQDGVAVCWVALEDRPWERIVPSLRVRLPRLRGESWTVWHGMARYTWAPRTLKAKAKWVHITCTLGEAVQWILEKRVHAFTGPNGTVRWTTPPYEQLAIVRARMEAEAETAKRAADAQQRRKETEQRAEERRRLAQQRARERKAEVQRLKPFFEQTGLDAMVWQVFTQMVRSASGKAIQYGTPGPAYGDGLPVYARPRWESVGFQLSGVVCPNPEALAGWPKGLTILVPNQTWLSRIQAAARTPLKVAVLDPVTGHSNFVRVTPHPASTRP is encoded by the coding sequence ATGGGGTACACCGCCGTACATGCGGACTGGGGCCGACTGGATGCATCTCGGGGTGATCTCGGCTGCGGCCGTGCCTGGGCAGACGTTCATCGCGTCAAGGGCCTGGTGCTGACGTGTCCGGAGTGCCGGGGCCGGGTCTTCGCCCGGGTCTCGCATTACAGCGTCCGGCACTTCTACCACCAGGTGCGGCCGGAGAACTGCGAGCTGGCGAACGAGTCGCCGGAGCACCACCTGCTGAAGTTGGAGCTGGCCATGGCTGCTCGGGCGGCGGGGTGGCGGGCGGAGCTGGAAGTCAGCAATGAGGCCCGGACCTGGCGGGCCGACGCGATGGTCTTCGACGAGCGCGGCCGTCCCTTCATGGCGCTGGAGGCGCAGTTGTCGCCCCTGACGCCGGACGAGGCGCGCATGCGCACGGACCGCTACGCGCAGGACGGAGTCGCGGTGTGCTGGGTCGCCTTGGAAGATCGGCCTTGGGAGCGCATCGTGCCTTCGCTGCGGGTGCGCCTTCCGCGGTTGCGGGGCGAGTCCTGGACCGTGTGGCACGGGATGGCGCGCTACACCTGGGCGCCACGCACGCTGAAGGCGAAGGCGAAGTGGGTGCACATCACCTGCACGCTCGGCGAAGCGGTCCAATGGATCCTGGAGAAGCGGGTGCACGCCTTTACCGGCCCGAACGGCACAGTGAGGTGGACAACGCCCCCGTACGAGCAGCTGGCAATCGTCCGCGCCCGGATGGAAGCCGAGGCCGAGACCGCAAAGCGCGCTGCTGACGCCCAGCAGCGCCGCAAGGAGACCGAGCAGCGGGCCGAGGAACGCCGCCGGCTCGCGCAGCAGCGGGCTCGGGAGCGGAAGGCGGAAGTACAGCGTTTGAAGCCCTTCTTCGAGCAGACGGGTCTGGACGCCATGGTGTGGCAGGTCTTCACACAAATGGTCCGCTCGGCATCCGGCAAGGCAATTCAGTACGGGACCCCGGGCCCCGCTTACGGCGACGGGCTGCCCGTCTACGCCCGACCGAGGTGGGAGAGCGTCGGGTTCCAGCTGTCAGGTGTGGTCTGTCCCAATCCAGAAGCGCTCGCCGGATGGCCCAAGGGCCTGACGATCCTGGTGCCCAACCAGACCTGGCTCTCACGCATCCAGGCCGCCGCCCGCACACCGCTGAAGGTAGCGGTGCTGGACCCGGTCACCGGCCACAGCAACTTCGTACGCGTCACCCCGCACCCAGCCTCCACGCGCCCGTAA
- a CDS encoding helix-turn-helix transcriptional regulator, producing MPGLPFVDDSHLPLDEGPEAIEAVGRNRGEGMWGRFDKNRADGGWSAFTTDPLDHTLGWAVRSHPEHGRSVLLMRDGDTSGLHTEWDGEPLLFRAGGYWWNGEMWFRPGQVWDPVAQDYERRKARMAVTVTAADMLDGRADPARAYVGKVATFDPEAARPDKWLDHLALWAEHHQEQDGALPLERCVIDVSSPELTGAQLIGAPEMAELGGITASTLRAYISRGNIEVPRPQAVVGGRDQWPRAVVDDWVEARKRSYQGIGEAMSAGDRDALSPGAAEVRDRFATDFQHALYDRPDVRKRWVLRHRNKESVTQIAGELAWSVGASLGQIVPTEHLGRTVRAAVLHDFAETVEMFADDQDGKGGHVSTKWWHLNLTPSVGKMLDWYIRCFPGEAYATIGEIQRQAHATWNVPSADTLSALRSALSLDGQLTEQQRETYFALLEPQEDTA from the coding sequence GTGCCAGGCCTCCCTTTCGTCGACGACTCCCACCTTCCCCTCGACGAAGGCCCCGAGGCCATCGAGGCCGTCGGCCGCAATAGGGGCGAGGGCATGTGGGGCCGCTTCGACAAGAACCGCGCGGACGGCGGCTGGAGCGCCTTCACCACCGACCCGCTCGACCACACCCTCGGCTGGGCGGTTCGCTCCCACCCGGAGCACGGCCGCAGCGTTCTGCTCATGCGCGACGGCGACACCTCCGGACTGCACACGGAATGGGATGGCGAGCCGTTGCTCTTCCGCGCCGGCGGCTACTGGTGGAACGGTGAGATGTGGTTCCGGCCTGGCCAGGTATGGGACCCCGTCGCGCAGGACTACGAGCGGCGCAAGGCCCGCATGGCCGTCACCGTCACCGCCGCCGACATGCTGGACGGCCGCGCCGACCCGGCACGGGCGTACGTCGGCAAAGTGGCCACCTTCGACCCGGAGGCCGCGCGACCGGACAAGTGGCTCGACCACCTGGCGCTGTGGGCGGAGCATCACCAGGAACAGGATGGTGCACTGCCGCTGGAGCGGTGCGTGATCGACGTCTCCAGCCCGGAGCTGACGGGGGCGCAGCTGATCGGTGCCCCGGAGATGGCGGAGCTGGGCGGCATCACCGCCTCGACGCTGCGGGCCTATATCTCTCGCGGCAACATCGAAGTCCCCAGGCCGCAGGCCGTCGTCGGCGGCCGCGACCAGTGGCCCCGCGCGGTGGTCGACGACTGGGTCGAGGCCCGCAAGCGCTCCTACCAGGGCATCGGGGAGGCGATGTCCGCCGGTGACCGCGACGCCCTCTCGCCCGGAGCCGCAGAGGTGCGCGACCGGTTTGCCACCGACTTCCAGCACGCGCTGTACGACCGGCCAGACGTGCGCAAGCGGTGGGTGCTGCGCCACCGCAACAAGGAGTCCGTCACCCAGATCGCGGGTGAGCTCGCCTGGTCGGTGGGCGCTAGCCTTGGTCAGATCGTCCCCACCGAACACCTTGGGCGCACCGTGCGGGCAGCCGTGCTGCACGACTTCGCCGAGACCGTCGAGATGTTCGCCGACGACCAGGACGGCAAGGGCGGCCACGTCTCCACAAAGTGGTGGCACCTCAACCTGACGCCCTCGGTGGGCAAGATGCTCGACTGGTACATCCGGTGCTTCCCCGGCGAGGCATACGCCACCATCGGGGAGATCCAGCGCCAGGCTCACGCGACCTGGAACGTGCCGTCGGCGGACACGCTTAGCGCGCTGCGTTCGGCGCTCTCGCTCGACGGCCAGCTCACCGAGCAGCAGCGCGAGACGTACTTCGCGCTGCTTGAACCACAGGAGGACACAGCCTGA
- a CDS encoding EamA family transporter, translating into MKNRQNVLTAALTGLAPAVWGSTYLVTTELLPLDRPFLATIMRALPGGLVLLALGGKLPVGIWWWRALVLGILNIGAFNFLLFFAAYRLPGGIAAMIMSAQPVFVVILAALFLAERIRAIHALACAMGTGGVVLLVFRGTASLDTIGVLAAVGGALCMASGITLTKRWGRPEGVGLLTFTGWQLTAGGLVLLPFWLWLEDLPNGLTGSNVIGFAYLIILGAVLSYIVWFRGIERLPAVAVSFLALGSPVVATLLGYLFKDQTLSALQIVGMVVIFLAVVLGQPCPPKTKSEETSSAPPRTLVSHLPDQPALEQERSG; encoded by the coding sequence ATGAAGAACAGACAGAATGTACTGACGGCTGCCCTGACCGGCCTGGCTCCGGCGGTCTGGGGCAGCACCTACCTGGTGACCACCGAGCTGCTGCCCCTGGACCGGCCGTTTCTGGCGACAATCATGCGGGCCTTGCCCGGCGGCCTGGTCCTGCTGGCCCTCGGCGGGAAGCTTCCCGTCGGCATCTGGTGGTGGCGCGCGCTGGTGCTGGGCATTCTGAACATCGGCGCCTTCAACTTCCTGCTCTTCTTCGCCGCCTACCGGCTGCCGGGCGGCATCGCCGCCATGATCATGTCGGCGCAGCCCGTGTTCGTCGTGATCCTCGCCGCCCTCTTCCTCGCTGAGAGGATCAGAGCCATCCATGCCCTGGCCTGCGCAATGGGCACCGGGGGCGTGGTGTTGCTTGTCTTCAGGGGCACGGCGTCGCTCGACACCATCGGAGTCCTCGCCGCAGTCGGCGGAGCGCTGTGCATGGCCTCGGGCATCACACTGACCAAGCGGTGGGGCCGGCCGGAGGGCGTGGGTCTGCTCACGTTCACCGGGTGGCAACTCACGGCGGGCGGTCTGGTCCTGCTGCCGTTCTGGCTGTGGCTGGAAGACCTGCCAAACGGTCTCACCGGCTCCAACGTCATCGGGTTCGCCTATCTCATCATCCTGGGCGCGGTCCTGAGCTACATCGTCTGGTTCCGAGGCATCGAACGCCTGCCAGCCGTGGCGGTCTCCTTCCTGGCGCTGGGCAGCCCGGTCGTGGCGACCCTGCTGGGTTACCTCTTCAAGGACCAGACGCTGTCCGCCCTCCAAATTGTCGGCATGGTCGTCATCTTCCTGGCGGTTGTGCTCGGCCAGCCGTGCCCACCCAAAACGAAGTCCGAGGAGACCTCCTCGGCTCCACCCCGCACCCTCGTCTCGCACCTCCCCGACCAACCCGCTTTGGAACAGGAACGCAGCGGATAA
- a CDS encoding disulfide bond formation protein DsbA, translated as MSTTPPRSETTVADIWVDPRCPWAWITSRWMLEVEQVRPLETRFHIMSLSVLNEGREVPEKYRQGMIDGWACVRVGVAAQQQHGNEMLRPLYNAMGRLIHHEKVGIGHDMIRAALEEAVLPADLIEAAEDTSWDEPLRAEHHEGMDPVGSEVGTPVIHVPGPERKPLAFFGPVLIPAPRSEAAGTLWDGVLAVASIDGFFELKRGRDRDPIFD; from the coding sequence ATGAGCACCACGCCACCGCGTTCCGAGACAACCGTCGCCGACATCTGGGTGGACCCCCGCTGCCCCTGGGCGTGGATCACCTCACGCTGGATGCTGGAGGTGGAGCAGGTCAGACCGCTGGAAACTCGTTTCCACATCATGAGCCTGTCGGTCCTCAACGAGGGCCGCGAGGTCCCGGAGAAGTACCGCCAGGGCATGATCGACGGCTGGGCATGCGTGCGCGTGGGTGTCGCGGCACAGCAGCAGCACGGCAACGAGATGCTGCGCCCCCTCTACAACGCCATGGGACGTCTGATCCACCACGAGAAGGTCGGGATCGGCCACGACATGATTCGCGCCGCCCTGGAGGAGGCGGTTCTGCCCGCCGACCTGATCGAGGCCGCGGAGGACACCTCCTGGGACGAGCCGCTGCGGGCCGAGCACCACGAGGGGATGGACCCTGTCGGTTCTGAGGTCGGCACCCCCGTGATCCACGTGCCCGGACCGGAGCGGAAGCCGCTGGCGTTCTTTGGCCCCGTTCTCATCCCCGCCCCCCGTAGCGAGGCCGCCGGAACGCTCTGGGACGGCGTGCTGGCCGTGGCGAGCATCGACGGTTTCTTCGAGCTGAAGCGCGGCCGCGACCGCGACCCGATCTTCGACTGA
- a CDS encoding methyltransferase domain-containing protein, translating into MSQLAEHRRRLDADMEQRGAWPARAPWIRQAAGDLPREAFATDQVWYWDGHAYVPVDRSANPDRWAALVYPDPDDATITQITHGVPSSSLSCEAVVADMLDSLLLEEGHQVLELGAGTGRNAALAARRTGPGRVITVEVDKALAQSAQGNVEAAGADVSVVVGDGAAGWPSGAPYDRVISTFAVDEVPWTWVAQTRSGGRIVTPWGRLGHVALKVAADGRSASGWMQGLAAFMPPRHLLVGRSFAQVRGDGPSQDEGPFEKDVCLLADNVHLRFALRVALPEVEITTAVDEDGMNAWLHDGVSSWATLSALGGGRTIADQGGPRRLADELEHAWDRWLAEDRPDVYDFGMTVEPNRQYVWSRDPGNSWWQVKSAGRAPLVS; encoded by the coding sequence GTGTCTCAACTCGCCGAGCACCGCCGACGCCTCGATGCCGACATGGAGCAGCGCGGCGCCTGGCCGGCGCGAGCGCCATGGATCCGCCAGGCCGCCGGCGACCTGCCCCGCGAGGCCTTCGCAACGGACCAGGTCTGGTACTGGGACGGGCACGCATACGTGCCGGTCGACCGCAGTGCCAATCCCGACCGGTGGGCCGCCCTGGTCTACCCGGACCCGGACGACGCCACGATCACCCAGATCACTCACGGCGTCCCAAGCTCCAGCCTGAGCTGCGAAGCCGTCGTCGCGGACATGCTCGACTCGCTGCTCCTTGAGGAAGGCCACCAGGTGTTGGAGCTCGGTGCCGGCACCGGTCGTAACGCCGCACTCGCCGCCCGCCGGACGGGCCCGGGCCGAGTGATCACGGTCGAGGTCGACAAGGCACTCGCCCAGTCCGCCCAGGGGAACGTGGAGGCGGCGGGTGCCGACGTGAGCGTCGTCGTCGGTGACGGCGCCGCGGGCTGGCCGAGCGGCGCGCCGTACGACCGGGTGATCTCCACCTTCGCGGTCGACGAGGTGCCATGGACGTGGGTCGCGCAGACCCGGTCGGGCGGGCGGATTGTGACCCCGTGGGGCCGGCTGGGGCATGTGGCGCTGAAGGTTGCCGCTGACGGTCGGTCGGCGTCCGGATGGATGCAGGGGCTGGCCGCGTTCATGCCGCCCCGCCATCTCCTCGTCGGCCGGAGCTTTGCGCAGGTCCGCGGAGACGGCCCCTCGCAGGACGAGGGGCCCTTCGAGAAGGACGTGTGCCTCCTGGCCGACAACGTCCATCTGCGCTTTGCTCTGCGGGTCGCCCTGCCCGAGGTGGAGATCACCACGGCGGTCGACGAGGACGGCATGAACGCCTGGCTGCATGATGGCGTCTCGTCGTGGGCGACGCTCTCCGCACTCGGCGGTGGGCGGACCATCGCCGACCAGGGAGGTCCTCGCCGCCTGGCCGACGAGCTCGAGCATGCCTGGGACCGGTGGCTGGCCGAGGACCGGCCGGACGTGTATGACTTCGGCATGACCGTGGAACCGAACCGGCAGTACGTTTGGTCCCGCGACCCGGGGAACTCGTGGTGGCAGGTGAAATCGGCGGGGCGCGCGCCCTTGGTGAGCTAG
- a CDS encoding LysR family transcriptional regulator: MELQQMRYVIAVAETNSFTRAAQRCLVVQSALSHQIARLEKELGARLFERTSRRVRLTPAGAAFLPSARQCLDAAERAAAEVAASVGEVSGRLAVGLIPTVAAVDIPAVLKDFHQRHPKARISLSVGASDELVERVRQGEIEVAFLGIPVTARPRGVMARELARERLVAVVAPDHPLAGETSVDLRRLSSEVFVDLPAKTAGRAQSDLAFTAAGLTREVAFEVTNADYLARLVGAGLGVALLPPAYVAGMTGMVTIEVTEAPARAEFVVWGRESRTPAAAAFLELLGVEEE; encoded by the coding sequence ATGGAGCTCCAGCAGATGCGGTACGTGATCGCCGTGGCCGAGACGAACAGCTTTACGAGGGCTGCCCAACGCTGCCTCGTGGTCCAGTCCGCGCTCAGCCACCAGATCGCGCGCCTGGAGAAAGAACTGGGTGCGCGGCTCTTCGAACGCACCAGCCGCCGAGTCCGGTTGACCCCCGCGGGCGCGGCCTTCCTGCCCTCCGCCCGCCAGTGCCTAGACGCGGCGGAGCGGGCCGCCGCCGAAGTCGCGGCGTCCGTCGGGGAGGTGAGCGGACGCCTCGCGGTGGGGCTGATCCCCACTGTCGCCGCCGTGGACATTCCCGCCGTCCTGAAGGACTTCCACCAGCGTCATCCGAAGGCCCGGATCAGTCTCAGTGTGGGAGCGAGCGACGAGCTCGTCGAGCGGGTCAGGCAGGGCGAGATCGAGGTGGCCTTTCTCGGCATCCCGGTCACGGCCCGCCCTCGGGGCGTCATGGCCCGGGAACTGGCCCGGGAGCGGCTGGTCGCCGTGGTCGCCCCGGACCACCCGCTCGCCGGCGAGACCTCGGTCGACCTCCGTCGGTTGTCCTCCGAGGTGTTCGTGGACCTCCCGGCGAAGACCGCCGGCAGGGCCCAGTCCGATCTGGCCTTCACCGCCGCCGGCCTCACTCGCGAGGTCGCCTTCGAGGTGACCAACGCGGACTACCTGGCCCGTCTGGTCGGCGCCGGCCTGGGCGTGGCCCTACTGCCGCCCGCGTATGTCGCGGGCATGACCGGGATGGTCACGATCGAGGTCACGGAGGCACCAGCACGCGCCGAGTTCGTGGTCTGGGGTCGGGAGAGCCGCACTCCGGCGGCCGCGGCCTTCTTGGAGCTGTTGGGCGTCGAGGAGGAATGA
- a CDS encoding low affinity iron permease family protein has product MTLEHPAERGGNERDRFAHLAEKSSNFTSSPTFFGLCLLLVGIVIGAHAAKVPMAWMMLAGESMTAVTLLLLALLKNSERRAEHAIQRKLDAIAAALIELQEGEPGPAQRDLQEAIRVEDQT; this is encoded by the coding sequence ATGACACTTGAGCATCCCGCTGAGCGCGGTGGAAACGAGCGCGACCGCTTCGCGCACCTTGCGGAGAAGTCTTCGAACTTTACGAGCAGTCCCACGTTCTTCGGGCTGTGCCTGCTCCTGGTCGGCATAGTCATCGGTGCGCATGCGGCCAAGGTTCCGATGGCCTGGATGATGCTTGCCGGTGAGTCGATGACCGCGGTGACCCTGCTGCTCCTGGCTCTCCTCAAGAACAGCGAACGGCGTGCCGAGCACGCCATTCAGCGGAAGCTCGACGCGATCGCCGCTGCTCTGATTGAGCTGCAGGAAGGCGAGCCAGGTCCAGCCCAGCGGGATTTGCAGGAGGCGATACGCGTAGAGGACCAGACGTGA
- a CDS encoding cytochrome P450, producing MRVPPVAFLPIAGPRGLPLLGNLPAFGRDPLAFLVRLRDDFGDVVTWSLGPMRIIFLSHPEHIAELLGADERRYETPDVGWSFRRLVGDSVIRSQGADWRRKRSLVQPTVRPRQVRTYATTMVDCASALADRWQDRERIDVLREMTLLTQRIVVRTLFGNDVGDQARALGDAMSVAGREIGAELRGVGLFLPVWARTPARRRLLDAVATVDAEIDRLIRTRQASQGVDGEREDLLSRLLAARDETGRPLTPTEVRDEAVTLWVGGHETTSTALMWSWYLLSASAHAQARLTAELDRVLAGRPPTIDDYEQLTWTQKIIKEALRLYPPGWMIPPRVAQDGAVLGGSPVPAGTMVWCSQWVTHRDPRWFPDPTAFRPERWDDNPQQPVHQHAWFPFGGGQRSCLGARFALVEAALVLATLAQRFHITVDPGEVTPTAGLQLQPATSLKATLRALSACPPGGQARTVPTSSS from the coding sequence CTGAGAGTGCCCCCTGTCGCGTTTCTTCCCATTGCCGGCCCGCGTGGGCTGCCGCTGCTCGGAAACCTGCCCGCCTTCGGCCGGGACCCGTTGGCGTTCCTGGTGCGCCTGCGCGACGACTTCGGGGACGTGGTGACCTGGTCGCTCGGCCCGATGCGGATCATCTTCCTCTCGCACCCCGAGCACATCGCGGAACTCCTAGGGGCCGACGAACGACGCTACGAGACCCCGGACGTCGGCTGGTCGTTCAGACGACTGGTCGGCGACAGCGTCATCCGCAGCCAGGGTGCTGACTGGCGGCGCAAGCGGTCCCTCGTCCAGCCGACGGTCCGCCCCCGCCAGGTACGCACATACGCGACAACGATGGTCGACTGCGCTTCGGCGCTTGCGGACCGCTGGCAGGACAGGGAGCGGATCGATGTGCTGCGGGAGATGACTCTGCTCACGCAGCGGATCGTGGTCCGCACCCTGTTCGGCAACGACGTCGGGGACCAAGCCCGCGCGCTCGGCGACGCGATGTCGGTGGCCGGACGCGAGATCGGCGCCGAACTGCGCGGGGTCGGGCTGTTCCTTCCCGTTTGGGCCCGCACGCCCGCTCGGCGGCGTCTGCTTGACGCCGTCGCAACCGTCGATGCCGAGATCGATCGACTCATCCGCACCCGACAAGCCTCTCAGGGCGTGGACGGCGAGCGCGAGGATCTGCTGAGCAGGCTGCTCGCAGCCCGGGACGAGACTGGCCGGCCGCTCACCCCCACGGAGGTGCGGGATGAAGCGGTGACCTTGTGGGTTGGGGGCCACGAGACCACCTCCACGGCGCTGATGTGGTCCTGGTACCTGCTGTCGGCATCCGCGCATGCCCAGGCACGACTCACCGCGGAGCTCGACCGCGTCCTGGCCGGGCGGCCCCCCACCATCGACGACTACGAGCAACTGACCTGGACACAAAAGATCATCAAGGAAGCGCTGCGGCTCTATCCGCCCGGATGGATGATCCCTCCCAGAGTGGCGCAGGACGGCGCTGTCCTCGGAGGAAGCCCGGTCCCGGCCGGGACCATGGTCTGGTGCAGCCAGTGGGTCACCCACCGAGACCCCCGCTGGTTCCCCGACCCCACGGCCTTCCGACCTGAACGCTGGGACGACAACCCCCAACAGCCGGTGCACCAACACGCCTGGTTTCCATTCGGCGGTGGCCAGCGAAGCTGTCTCGGCGCGCGGTTCGCCCTGGTCGAGGCAGCCTTGGTCCTCGCGACACTGGCCCAGCGCTTCCACATCACCGTCGACCCAGGCGAGGTGACTCCCACCGCCGGCCTACAGCTCCAGCCAGCCACATCGCTGAAAGCCACGTTGCGAGCCCTTTCTGCTTGCCCGCCCGGCGGGCAAGCTAGGACGGTCCCCACCTCATCGTCCTGA
- the shc gene encoding squalene--hopene cyclase, giving the protein MSHRTLYEADTWNDGPARGRTASRLAERATALAVRHLLSRQNAEGWWKGDLECSVTSDAEDLLLRQFLGIQDEKTTRAARLFIRGEQREDGTWFTFHEGPGDLSTTIEAYVALRLAGDAADEPHMVKAAAWIRVHGGIAASRVFTRIWLALFGWWKWEDLPALPPELIFMPKWFPFSIYRFACWARQAIVPLAVVSAMRPVRPAPFRLDELHTEVGVRGPAGAGAVVRGWDRFFLRLDRVLHAYHKVAPRRVRQAAMNRAALWIIERQEIDGCWGGIQVDATYSLMALHLLGYKLEHPVMRAGLASLDAFAVWREDGSRMIEVSQSPVWDTSLAVSALADAGVRPDHPALVKAADWMLEKQHRQPGDWAVRRPGLEPGGWAFQFHNDNNPDLDDTAEVILALRRVQHPDPVQVDAAIGRGVRWSLGMQSKNGGWGAFDADNTSAVVGRLPFCDFGEVTDPPSADVTAHIVEMLAVEGKCADPRTRRGVEWLLAEQEASGAWFGRWGVNYIYGTGSVVPALMDAGLPSEHPAIRRAVTWLSSVQNDDGGWGEDPRSYRDQRWAGRGASTPSQTAWALLALLAAGEWQSESVEQGIGWLAQTQREDGTWEEPYFTGTGFPWDCSMKYHLYRQVFPLMALGRYLHKQPLERPFDETTGVPSSRRP; this is encoded by the coding sequence TTGTCCCACCGCACTCTGTACGAGGCGGACACCTGGAACGATGGCCCCGCCCGCGGGCGGACAGCGAGTCGACTGGCTGAGCGCGCGACCGCGCTGGCCGTTCGGCATCTGCTGTCCCGCCAGAATGCTGAGGGCTGGTGGAAGGGCGACCTCGAGTGCAGTGTGACGAGCGACGCCGAAGACCTGCTTCTCCGGCAGTTCCTCGGGATCCAGGACGAGAAGACCACCCGTGCCGCCCGCCTGTTCATCCGCGGCGAGCAGCGCGAGGACGGCACCTGGTTCACCTTTCATGAAGGGCCAGGCGACCTTTCCACCACCATCGAGGCGTACGTTGCCCTGCGGCTCGCCGGAGATGCTGCCGATGAGCCGCACATGGTCAAAGCGGCGGCGTGGATTCGGGTGCACGGGGGCATTGCTGCCAGCCGGGTCTTCACTCGCATCTGGCTCGCGCTGTTCGGCTGGTGGAAGTGGGAGGACCTGCCGGCGCTGCCTCCCGAGCTGATCTTCATGCCCAAATGGTTCCCGTTCAGCATCTACCGTTTCGCCTGCTGGGCCAGGCAGGCCATCGTGCCGCTGGCTGTCGTCTCCGCCATGCGCCCCGTACGGCCCGCACCGTTCCGGCTTGACGAGCTGCATACCGAGGTGGGCGTGCGTGGTCCTGCCGGGGCGGGTGCTGTGGTGAGAGGTTGGGACAGGTTCTTCCTGCGCCTGGACAGGGTGCTGCACGCGTATCACAAGGTGGCGCCGCGCCGGGTACGCCAGGCCGCCATGAACAGGGCGGCGCTTTGGATCATCGAGCGCCAGGAGATTGACGGCTGCTGGGGCGGCATCCAGGTGGATGCCACGTATTCGTTGATGGCCCTGCACCTGCTCGGCTACAAGCTGGAGCATCCGGTCATGCGCGCGGGTCTGGCATCGCTGGACGCCTTTGCCGTCTGGCGCGAGGACGGCTCCCGCATGATCGAGGTCAGTCAGTCGCCCGTGTGGGACACGAGTCTGGCTGTCAGCGCTCTCGCCGACGCGGGCGTGCGCCCGGACCATCCGGCCCTGGTCAAAGCCGCTGACTGGATGCTGGAAAAGCAGCACCGCCAGCCCGGAGACTGGGCCGTCCGCAGGCCGGGCCTCGAACCGGGCGGCTGGGCCTTTCAGTTCCACAATGACAACAACCCGGACCTCGACGACACCGCCGAGGTCATCCTCGCGCTGCGCCGCGTTCAGCACCCCGACCCGGTACAGGTCGATGCGGCGATCGGGCGTGGCGTGCGCTGGAGCCTGGGCATGCAGTCCAAGAACGGTGGCTGGGGAGCCTTCGACGCCGATAACACCAGCGCCGTCGTCGGCCGGCTGCCGTTCTGCGACTTCGGGGAGGTCACCGACCCGCCGTCCGCCGACGTCACCGCCCACATCGTGGAAATGCTCGCCGTCGAGGGCAAGTGCGCTGACCCGCGCACCCGGCGCGGCGTCGAATGGCTCCTGGCAGAGCAGGAGGCGTCCGGAGCCTGGTTCGGACGCTGGGGGGTCAACTACATCTACGGAACCGGCTCGGTGGTCCCCGCGCTCATGGATGCGGGGCTGCCCTCGGAGCATCCCGCAATCCGCCGCGCCGTTACCTGGCTTTCATCCGTCCAGAACGACGACGGGGGCTGGGGCGAAGACCCCCGCTCCTACCGGGACCAACGGTGGGCCGGACGTGGCGCATCCACCCCTTCGCAGACTGCGTGGGCGCTGCTCGCGCTGCTGGCGGCCGGCGAGTGGCAGAGCGAGAGTGTCGAGCAGGGAATCGGCTGGCTCGCCCAGACGCAGCGTGAAGACGGCACGTGGGAAGAGCCGTACTTCACCGGCACCGGTTTCCCCTGGGACTGCTCTATGAAATACCACCTCTACCGCCAGGTGTTCCCTCTCATGGCACTCGGCCGCTACCTGCACAAGCAACCGCTGGAACGGCCCTTTGACGAAACCACGGGCGTACCGTCGTCACGACGGCCTTGA